In the genome of Desulfallas thermosapovorans DSM 6562, the window CATATTTGTCGAAAAAAAACAATTCTTAATTATATAAACAAATATAAGGTAATTAGTGGAACCCGGGGAAATTATAAGTTACTGATTGCTAAATATCTTTATCGCTTTCCTTGACCGCAAGCCCCAATAATATTAAAAAAACTATACTGGTTATGTTATCCACCATTTTTACGTAATGTTCCTCATCAACGGGTGAAATTGCCGGCGATTGTTTAACATAATTAACCAGCAATGCCTCCAGTGGTCCGGCGATAATAATAGCCAGGGCTATATAGAGGGGGACTATTTTCCCTTTTTTTAAGTAATTACACAAGGCAGTTACTACTACAGTGGATCCCAGTAAATAATTTAATACTGTACAGGCCCTCAACATATCCATATCCCTGCGCTCCCACCTTACAAATTGGGTTATGAATTATCATATTCTTTTACGCATGAATATGTTAGAACATTTACAAAGCATGGAAATCTCCAAATCCAATATGCAATCCGTAAACTATCAAAAATTTGCGGATAATAAAACTTATCAAAAGCTAACACAGCAAGTTTCCGGGACAGCAATGACAAAAGGGAATACCAGTGAAGGCAAAATCGAATTGATGATATAAAAAGCCGTTGATGAAATTTTAGCCTTATTGTCCGGGTTTTTGCTTTATAATACTGTTATAATAACAGTGAATTAGACAATCAATTCATTGGGGTGAAACAGTTGGGAAAAGCGTATTTCAAACAAAGCTGCGGTCTCATTGCCATTAACATTGTGGCCGCCTGCGGGGTATTTACTCCGGACCAGTTTGCCGGTCTGGGTAAAGCAGCTCAGGACTGTGATGTTTTTCGGCTTAAGCTCACCACCAGACAAACAGTGGTTGCTGTTTTAGATGAACAAAGGGTATCCCAATTGGAACAACGAGTTAACGACCTGGGGCTCCATGTATCCCCATACGGTGGGGCCGTAAGAGCAGTAAAAGCTTGTGCCGGCAACGCAGCCCTCTGTCCCAGGGCGCTGGGGGATGCCCTGGACCTGGGCATTGCCATCCAGGAAAAATATCTCGGACAGGATGTCCCAAAGGACGTAAAGATTGCCGTGGCAGGTTGCCCCCGGGGCTGTACCGACCCGCTGTGCGCCGATTTTGGCGTTGTTGCCCGGGGTGCTGATGCCTTCGATGTTTTTCTGGGCGGGCGCGGCGGCGGCAGTAAACCCGTGCACGGTCAATTGCTGGCGGGCAAAGTATGTAAGGAAGAAGTGTTTAAACTGCTTGACCATGTATTGGAACGGTACAGGGCAATGGGTCTATCCAAAGAACGGCTGGCCAGAACCATCGCCCGGCTGGGGCCGGAACCCTTCCACCCCCCTGCGGGCTTATTGTCAGGTAGTAAAGAGCAAGGCTCGGCGGACCGGGAGTTTCTGTCTTTTCTTGAAGGGAAGGGGGAACAGTAGTGGTTGATATCAGAACTTCAGACTTGGTGGATATTGACGCCATGATCAGCCCGCTGCAAAAAATATGCGCTGACTGCGACCTTTACCAGACTGATCAGTGCAGACCCGCAGCGTGTATGGTGGGGTTTGCCCTGCGGTCTCTGCAGTTTGCCAAACAAAAGGGTATATTGGATATCCCCGGAGCGTTAAATCATATTCCCGGGACTGACCTGAAGCATTACTTTGTGGAGAATATCATACCGGCGCTGGCCGAAACCTGCCGGCAATGCCGGGAATGCCAGGACAATCACTCACCGGATTGTGTCATCGCATTAACCCGTACTTGTCTTGAAAACACCATACTGGAAGAAAATATCCCCTATCCCGGCAGTATTTTTATGTATCTGACCCTGTTAAAAAAACAAGATCCGGACGTAGCGAAAATGTTAGCCGGAGAACTGCAAAAGGGCAATTAAACCTTTTCATAAGGAGGAATTTATTATGTATGTGGAAAGCGCCCAGAACATTAAGAAAATAAGTGTCAACGCCCCGGGGGCATTGAACGTCATCAAGCAATCACTGGTGGGTCCGGCTCAAGGCTGGGAAGGATGGGTGATGCGCCTGTTCACAGTTGCCCCTGGCGGACAAACCCCCCGTCACTCCCATTCCTGGCCGCACATCAACTATATTGTATCCGGTGAGGGGACTGTTTACCTAAACGGCCGGGAGCAAAACGTGCAACCAGGTTATTCGGCCTACGTCCCCGGTGGTGCCGAACACCAATTTATTAACCGCGGGCAGCAGGATTTTGTTTTTATTTGCATTGTACCGGAAGAGGGAGACGTTTAATAAATCAACCGGGCAAGCCGGTAGTTAAGGCCACTGCAATGATTTAGTCTTCCGGTGGGTAGCGATAGTGGCCAATTATTTCCCACCTGGTCAGGCAATCCTCTTCCCGGGATATACCGGCATTGTGAATAACCAGCGGTAACCCCTGTTTATTTTTGCGGTCGCTGATGATACCACAGTGCTCCAGCCCGTTGGGAAAACGCCAGTAAACCACGTCGCCCCACTGCCAGGTCGGTAAATATTCTTCTTCCGCCGAAAGCGGTAGCGAACGCCCGAATCTATTAAAAAAGGCCATCTGGTTGGGTACCCGGCGATGATCAATGTTGGTATCCGGTCCCTGCAGACCCCAGTTTTGCGGATACAGTTCAAAATGCTGCTGCATGTCTTCGTGTATAAGT includes:
- a CDS encoding nitrite reductase — its product is MGKAYFKQSCGLIAINIVAACGVFTPDQFAGLGKAAQDCDVFRLKLTTRQTVVAVLDEQRVSQLEQRVNDLGLHVSPYGGAVRAVKACAGNAALCPRALGDALDLGIAIQEKYLGQDVPKDVKIAVAGCPRGCTDPLCADFGVVARGADAFDVFLGGRGGGSKPVHGQLLAGKVCKEEVFKLLDHVLERYRAMGLSKERLARTIARLGPEPFHPPAGLLSGSKEQGSADREFLSFLEGKGEQ
- a CDS encoding cupin domain-containing protein — encoded protein: MYVESAQNIKKISVNAPGALNVIKQSLVGPAQGWEGWVMRLFTVAPGGQTPRHSHSWPHINYIVSGEGTVYLNGREQNVQPGYSAYVPGGAEHQFINRGQQDFVFICIVPEEGDV